One segment of Nitrospinota bacterium DNA contains the following:
- a CDS encoding glycosyltransferase → MDIPQAGPRRLRVTAIIPALNEEEAIGPVVEGLMQAGLSDVVVVDNGSDDETAGRARQAGARVVGEPRRGYGAACWAGLQAAQEADVVLFLDGDGSDDPAEAYRILDPLHNGTADLVLGARIAHGSEAGALTPQARLGNWVVTRLIRALYGLQLTDIPSLRAIARKDLERLGMAERTYGWPVEMVVKAAKHGYRIHEVPIRYRRRRGGTSKVAGTVRGTILAAWYMLTTTLRHAWRN, encoded by the coding sequence ATGGACATTCCACAGGCAGGCCCTCGCCGACTCCGGGTGACGGCCATCATCCCCGCCCTCAACGAGGAGGAGGCCATCGGCCCCGTCGTGGAGGGACTCATGCAAGCAGGCTTGAGCGATGTCGTAGTGGTGGACAACGGGTCTGACGATGAGACCGCCGGGCGCGCCCGCCAGGCCGGTGCACGGGTGGTGGGCGAGCCCCGGCGTGGATACGGCGCCGCATGCTGGGCCGGCCTCCAGGCTGCTCAGGAAGCCGATGTGGTGCTCTTTCTCGACGGAGATGGGAGCGACGACCCCGCCGAGGCCTACCGGATCCTCGATCCTCTCCATAACGGAACGGCCGATCTCGTGCTCGGGGCCCGTATCGCCCATGGGAGCGAAGCCGGGGCCCTAACGCCTCAGGCCCGGCTCGGCAACTGGGTCGTAACCAGGCTGATCCGCGCCCTCTACGGCCTCCAGCTCACGGACATCCCATCCCTGCGGGCCATCGCCCGCAAAGACTTGGAGAGGCTGGGCATGGCCGAGCGAACGTACGGCTGGCCGGTGGAGATGGTGGTAAAGGCGGCCAAGCACGGCTACCGCATCCACGAGGTGCCCATCCGATACCGGCGACGCCGAGGGGGGACGAGCAAGGTGGCGGGAACCGTCAGGGGGACCATCCTGGCGGCCTGGTACATGCTGACGACCACCCTCAGGCACGCCTGGAGGAATTGA
- a CDS encoding TQO small subunit DoxD — protein sequence MGLSSRLNPPAFGLFALALFRSVIGLMWIDMALQKAPWKGEEFGWLYGWIWKEINHPTFGWYKAFLEKVVLPNFTFFGYMTFFTEIFIGLSLLTGTVVVLGGLAGFGMQVNIALGSFSVPGEWYWIWPLQILPHLVFLATRAGRYWGLDGWLRPRLADRRGAVGLAARLFM from the coding sequence ATGGGCTTATCCTCGCGACTTAATCCTCCCGCCTTCGGGTTGTTCGCTCTAGCCCTATTCCGCAGCGTCATCGGTCTCATGTGGATCGACATGGCCCTCCAGAAGGCGCCGTGGAAGGGCGAGGAGTTCGGCTGGCTCTACGGCTGGATTTGGAAGGAGATCAACCACCCGACCTTCGGATGGTACAAGGCGTTTCTGGAAAAGGTGGTCCTGCCGAACTTCACCTTCTTTGGCTACATGACCTTCTTTACCGAGATTTTTATCGGGCTGAGCTTGCTGACCGGAACCGTTGTGGTTCTCGGCGGCCTGGCCGGCTTCGGGATGCAGGTCAACATCGCCCTGGGGAGCTTCTCGGTCCCCGGTGAGTGGTATTGGATTTGGCCCTTGCAGATTCTTCCCCACCTGGTCTTTCTGGCGACCAGGGCCGGTCGGTACTGGGGCCTGGATGGGTGGCTGAGGCCCCGCCTGGCGGACCGTAGGGGGGCCGTCGGGTTGGCGGCCCGCTTGTTCATGTAA